In one Nitrospira sp. genomic region, the following are encoded:
- a CDS encoding TlpA family protein disulfide reductase translates to MHGLLLSLAFWLAASSAAAEDSLAALKIGRVETGTQAAPFALQALDGSRVQLADLKGKVVVVNFWATWCGPCKDEMPALGRLRQQLDPERFALLTITTDLQREGIKQFLANLKVQLPVLFDEDHDVSHAYLVRALPTTIFIDPQGTLIGRAVGPRDWDAPTVVRAVQSVMP, encoded by the coding sequence ATGCACGGTTTGCTGCTGTCCCTCGCCTTCTGGCTTGCGGCAAGTTCTGCGGCGGCGGAGGATTCCCTGGCGGCGCTCAAGATCGGACGAGTGGAGACCGGTACCCAAGCGGCGCCGTTTGCGCTGCAGGCTCTAGATGGCTCGCGGGTGCAACTGGCTGACTTGAAGGGGAAGGTCGTGGTGGTCAATTTCTGGGCCACCTGGTGCGGTCCCTGTAAAGACGAGATGCCTGCGCTCGGGCGCTTGCGTCAGCAGTTGGACCCCGAACGGTTCGCACTGCTCACCATCACGACTGATTTACAGCGCGAAGGGATCAAACAGTTTCTCGCCAACCTGAAGGTGCAGCTGCCAGTGCTGTTCGATGAAGATCATGACGTGTCCCATGCCTACCTGGTGCGCGCGCTGCCGACGACGATCTTCATCGATCCACAAGGCACGTTGATCGGGCGCGCGGTCGGGCCGCGCGACTGGGATGCGCCCACGGTCGTACGTGCCGTCCAGAGTGTGATGCCATGA